The Ochotona princeps isolate mOchPri1 chromosome 17, mOchPri1.hap1, whole genome shotgun sequence genome segment gacCAGAATAGGCcgtggaaagtttcccactggcatacatttggcatgggtcgggagcagaccaggctgaaccagctcACATCACCCACTAGCGAATTCGAGCAccagaagagagtgtgggtcGAACCAGGTTCGGTAGCGACAaacaccagtgcacattacggaatgccaaggtgaggttgcctgtaccggatgtgaccgcagcgcccaaccagcacacatgagaacaaggaagggagggggcggagccagcaggtggaatatgggggggggggggtcccctactggacagctactcccactgaagagcgtgagctgggatgggggcagaccagattaaGCAGGGCTACTACACCTgcgcgcctcatgtggactagatcagggaagagACAagttgggctgattgttcctactggtgcaaacaaaaattggagtgggtgagggttgtttgggcttagcagcagcatcagctggcagaagctggcactgggggcgaATGCTGTCAacttaaattgcagaaccaccttgagaatgcataatccgggagtgggagtggcctagaaggaaactactgggctcctccctcttgggttaccattcccacgGGAGGACACGAAaatcaggacaggggctggggtagctagacagaagagcacccaccagcatctgtgtgggctggatagttgagctggttagattgaactaggcttcaatgcccagacatgtatgagagctgaatgggatgtgggacagactggaccagtctgctgcacatactggaaaaccagggtaagggggtgggcctggtgggggttattgtgggtcactccaactaggctgcagctcccactggtttatgtgagggccgagtgtgtgctgggcagaatcaggctggactgtggcacccattggttccagtgaagacagggatggaaacagaaccaacccagcaattgcaaccaccagctgtttggggcgatggactgtaccaggccctgtgcttgctagtacatacaagaatctagtctgggaacacctcaaagttgctttgaggatctccccaatcgaactgctggactcagaaccctaaccatgaaaacacagaggacagaacaagtcaatcaaccaactcagccatatgttggcagtgaaaaacttggcaaacggagactctaagacagactacgtcaatcagtggattcttcaatgatctcattgtgcttggagtggtgagactggcagcaattcagaactgttgaactatcaaaaccacttgagcaagacaaTCGGAGCACACCCCATATCAGTGACCAGAAGTGGGTGGGAGactgtgtggggcttctcccttaatatccccctttaccccagacacatgaaggaaacaatgtggaaataacagtcttacccactgtcctgtagcccttgaacttttttaccctaattaactatgtaaagagcgtcaaaaatataattttaaaaaatgggagaaaaaggcagagaaaaagcaaacagggtctggcactgtggcccaccaggttaagccgccacctgcgATGTTGGCATCCATTGTGTCAGGGtttcactgttccacttctgatccagctccttgctactgtgcccggcagaggatggctcagtggctggggtcctccctcccacgtgggaggtcaGGCTGGAGTTCCAGGACCCTAGCTTCTGCCCGGCACAGTAGTGTCAGCCACcatggccatttcaggagtgagtcaacagagggaagacctctgtgtgcctctctctctatctctgcctttcaagtaaaccatttttttttttttaagatttttattttttattagaaagttagatatggagaaaggaggagaatgagaaagagcttctgtccactgattcactccccaagtgaccacaatggccagagctgagccgatctaaagccaggagtctggagcttcttctgggtctcccatgcgggttcagggtcccaagactctgggttatcctccactgccctcccaggacacaatcagggtgctggacgggaagtggggccactgagaccagaaccggtgcccagatgggatccacAGGTtcaaggaccccagccgctaggctaccacaccaggccctcaagtaaacaaatctttaaaaagaaaaaaggaaggaagttgATCCTGAAGCTTACCCCAACTAGGGTCACATAATGGACAAATATTCTTTAAACTTCAATGTTACCTCTTGCTTCATCCTTTAACCGCTGTACAGAAACCAACAAAGATTCCTTTTCGTCAAGTTCACTTTCTAAAAATGCGTTTCGTTCTATGGCCTGATTTAGCCTCTGTTCAAAGTCTTCCAATGAAACTATCGTTGCcctgggaaaaaaatcagagtcCATGAAGTGAGTGAATACATACACAAAAAGTTAATACAAAAGGAAACTGCTGGTTGATCTCATGACATTCCTCAGCTAGCCACCTCTACCAAGCTGAATGAGCTCGCCTTCTTCCCAACCTCCTGTGCCACTCAGTCTCTCTACTTCCACTGGGGCCTTCGGTACAGCCTCTTGAATTCTTATCTAAACCCCTAAACTTCCTTCAAGAAGGGTTACCTGTTGCACTACATTTCCACTGGATTTTAAACATGATACCATCTCATTAAcagtctgacaaagaaaaatttttaaaataaaagaaactatgtAAGAATGTGTTTCTAACATTAAGCCCCAGGGCCCATCCCACTCGCGTCCTCTATTCATCCTGCATTCCTCAATCCTTCAGCGCTTGCTCCTGTGTCCCTCCCATTATGTGCCACCTggcacagaaaacagaattcccTAACTGCGAGTTAGGACTCTTACAGCCATGTCCAATTTCATCAACTCCTGTCAACTGCCACAATGTTTCTCCAATCCATTCCTCTTCAGCCTTCACCCCCACCCTTCGGCCTTACTTATTTGCTCATCGTCTGGATAACCCCTAAAAGTCTTCACATCCTGTACTCCCAATACCTCAGCACTCCTTTCctcataacaacaacaaaaatggtaACGAGCTTCCCCTCCTACAGAGTGCCTTTCAAACGCAGACCAAAAGCTCTTCACAGCCCAAGCcagaccatcttctgctctcAGGACACTGGCTACCGTCTGGACACCTCAAGCAATGTGACTCACCGACCCCTCctgctctgctgcctctccaCCTGGTTATGTCTAGTCTCCTGGCGGTCGCAGCTCCAGGGTCTACAAAGGCTTTCCCAGCTCCCGAGAGCCACCAGCGCCTTTGTCACTGCCAGCAGCTGCCGGCCCACCCCAGCGTTTGTCATGGTAAACACCCACACCCACCGCCCCCAAGAGCAGTGACTGGCTTAGCACTGTGTCCTCCACCCTAACATGTATCAGTCACTTAAGAGTCAATAAATATTACAGAAATACCAGGTGGCAAGCATAACGTAATGGGAATTAGGCCTGCAAATATGGTTAAGAAACAACTCGTTACAGATGAATGGAAGCTAGGCAACAGTAAATAACATGCCATTAAAGGAAGGTTAGGAAAATTTTAATGACAGTATTTCCAGAAAATTCAACAGTGACTATTATAACAGAAGAGACTGAAAAGAGACAACACATCAGAGTAGAAGACACCTTTCAGGATCCAAGTGTAAAGTGTGAGGCCCTACACAAAGGGTGCTAGGTGccaagacagaggcagaggcatGCAGGAGACTCGTCTTCAAAACTAACAGCTGCACACAacaggaggaagaaacagagaagactgaaAGCACAAAGCTTGGAAGGGCATTATATTTACGATGATGGCACCCTGGTTCTTTTCAATACAATGGGTGGCTCAAACCGAAAGGAAACATTCTAGAACTAACACCTGAGAGACAGGCTGCGGCTACTCATGGATGGCCAGCTCTGGTTATTCCACACAACATCGCGTCCCTCCTTACCTCTTGGCTCGCTCCAGGTCATCATTGGCCTGCTCCAGTTCCCTCACATACTTGTGCAGCTGCTCCTTAATGGCCCGAGTCTGGCTTAAATCATCTTCTAACACCGAGACCTGCTTGTAGCTCTGTGCGTACTGATGCTCCAGTTTCTCCTGAAGGCATGCGAGGAAAGGAAAGCGTCGACGTTAACACACGGTGTTTCACCTTTCTTCTGGGAAAAACCACACTGGCGCAATGAGGCTGCGGCAAGCTCTGCTGGCACAGGACGGCAGTCACGCACGCACCCTGCCCCAACCGTCATGCTTCAACAGGCGGGATCTTCCCACCTCACAACACACTGTATTTAATAAATAACGACTGATTGAAAATCCCCAACTGTAATAGAACAACTTTGGGGTTCTCAGGCTGAACACAAGCCTGGGTCCTCCAACAGGCAGACTGCCACGCATGAGTTCAgttcccaccccttcccaaagcCACAGCCCTCCAACACAGCAACCACACTCTCCTCTCCTCGGAGGAGAGCAAAGGGACTAGTCCTTTTTAGTCTATTCTCCAAAATTCCTTTCTAGAAGACAAATTTTTAATCCAAATTAAACTCCCAAACTGGAGAAATTATCAgaactaataaaataaatgcatatttcagATACCCCTGAGGAGTACAGAACAAGGCAAATCATGTATCAAATCAGGTGGCTTCTGAAACCTTTAGGAATATAATACAACCACTAGGGACATCACTGCTGGAAAGGAGCCAAGATGAGGTTTCCAAGTGAACACCTAAACTCTGAACCACCTGTCTCATGCTTCCGTGAAAGAATTTCATTCAAACGTTCATTTtaagcttttgaaaatatttcttgttgCCTGCTGCTCTCACGCATCCTCCCCAGAAACCACACTTCTGATAAACATCCAGCATGCTACACCCCCTCCAGGACGGCCGCGGTTACCTTTAACGCCTCCACCTCATATTTCAGTCTTTGGTTATCAGCTTGCAAGTCTCGATTTCTTTGTTCAGCCTGCACTAATTGTGCCTCcaactctgcttctaattctctgcttccttcctggaaTTCAACTAGCTCATCCCGAGCTTCCTGGAAGCTAATCAGGAACAAAGGGGGAAACCTGAGTTACAGCAGAAACCCCTACAGTAAGGATAACCCCAAAGATGTATAATGCATTCTTTTTCATGCATGTTAATCCTTCATTAAATGCATTAAACAGTAAAAGCAATCAGTTTACATCTTGTACATTCAGTGTCCAATGCAGTAAGTTATAGGGCCCCAAGGCTACGAGGATTGATGCCATCAACGTCTTCCTCTTCACAGATGGAAGGGATAAGTGCATCTTTTTTCACTACAGCAACTTAGAGCTGGCATTTCCTCCAACTGTCTTCAACTGAGATTACAGACGTTCTCACTCCACACTGGAGCCGCTGTCACCATTTCAGACTCAGACAGCTAGTATACTCATGCCTACATCTTTCACCCATTCTGAAGTACATGTGACATTATCACAAATAGCTGGGCAACTTTTCCCAGTGTAACTGGCCACCTacacaattttttaagatttatttttattttcattggaaagttagatatatagaaaggaggaagagacaggaagatcttccatccactgattcactccccaagtggccccatcagccagagctgagctgatctgaagccaggagccaggagcctcttccaggtttcccacgtgggtagagGGTCCCAGAGTTTTGGGtcattcctcaactgctttcccaggtcacagctgggagctggatgggaagtggagctgctgggattacttATTATCCAGAAGTTGCCACAAGTAAATGTGTGAGATTTTACGAAGAGCTACATGCCTCTCCGGGAGTGCTTCCTGCTCCCCCAAAGCCTGACTGGCTCCAGACACGGATCACACCTGCCTGGAGAGTCTGATTACCACCGCCCAACGACCGAACAAGACGGCAGAATCAGGGCACACAAAGCAAGCCAAGACAACCCATCCTAACACTAAGACTAAGCAGGTACTATCAAAAGAAAACATGATTAGCACTAAGTTTTCCTACCATTTTCACCATTTAAACCATATCaagatttttgatatttttatactACTTAAATACAAGTTATGCTGTGATTATTTCTACAATCTCCACTGTAAATCTAAAACTGTAAATATAGctttatgtcaaaaaaaaaaaaaaaaaggaataaacacAAGCCAGACCCAGTATATTCCGAATGCCCAGTGCCCTGTCAACATTACCTTTGCTTATACTTCAAGGAAAGTTCCTTCCAATAAGCAGTTTCCTCCTTTAAACTTGCAAAATCTGGTATATCTTCACCATCCATGATCAAGAAAGCCTGGGAAAGAATCAAGACAAACTGTTACAAATTACAGAACCTACCCATCTAAGTATAAAATCTGGGGCAACACCAAATCAGCAGCGTATCGAGGAGCTAAATATGAAACAGCCACAGAGTGGTTAACTCCTTCCTGCCCCTCCAGCACAGCAATCAGGAACAACCAAGACTGCAGCCCTGCTCACACCAGGAGACGAGACCAACAAAGTCCTTTGGGGCAAAGTCACGTGAGAAACTTCCGGCTGCGGCACTAGGTGCTGGGTGACTGGAATCCATGGAACCATCTTGGACACAGCGCGCCCACAACTGGCTTACAGCCCACTGGCCTGGGCATCAGCAGACATGCACAAGCCCACCGTGAGGGAGGCTGCTCCTGCAggcccttctctttctgtaggcTGCTTCAAAGCATCTGCTTGCAGCATTTTATGCCAGGTGACCTTGCTGGCAGATCAGATCTTCTATTCCCAATAATTTACTACTATCACACTTGAAAAAAAggcagtcttttttttcccctcatttatATGAGAAGAAAAGACTTCCTAAAGCTAAAGCTGAGTAGAAGCCGTaggctcagtccaggtctcccatgaaggttgcaggaacccagtcactcagTAACTCCTCCCTTTCGGGGACTGCTGGGGTCAGGAACCAGAGCGGGGGACAGAATCCAGGTCCTGCAATGTAGTGGCAAGTGGCTACACTCCAGGCGGAAATACCAGCTCCCTCAGGATCTCTGACGCTTCCCCAGCAAGTCCACCAACTCTACCTTCAACAATACTTCACCTCGGCTCTTCTCCCAAGGCACTCGGAGAGCAAGGGGGTGGGTGTATCTACTTACCTTACATTTGAACTGGCCACCTAAAACCCTAGTGACACCATTGTTCCCTACACTTCTCCACCCCGCCCAAGCAGCCCACTTTCGTATTTCAGCAATACTGTTCAAAATTGTCTTTTAACATAGCATGCTATTTCAATCTCATGTTTTCTCaacctgaactggcactcccTTCCTTGCATTTGGAAGTTATTTAGCTTTAAAATCCAGCTGTCATTTTTCCCAGAAATCTGCTCTAAGATAACGTTACAGTCTCTTGCATTCTTTacccctctctcacacacaggctTTTATAGATATGCCTATACCACATAGCAATAACTCGCTTTCATCTTTGTGTTCCTTATTAGACTGAATTCTTTTTGTCTGCTCATTATTTTCACCTATTGGAAAGATAGAGCAATAGAAGCAGTGGAGAACgcatccatccgctggttcactcccccaaatgtccacactggccagagccaggagccccgtcagggtctcccacatggaaggcaggagcccaaaagcttgaaccaccatctgctgctttactgtcTGTCTaccagtttgctccccaaatgcccaaacagCCAGGACCAaacgaggctgaagccaggaaccgtcTGGAgcacctgtgtctcccatgtggctggcaggagccaaAGCCCCTGAAacccccatctgctgccttcctggagagcatcagcaagaagctgggtcgGAAGGGCTCTACAGTtgagacacaggcatcccaagtagcagtcTGACTGGCTGCACCCACCTCAGATTATCCTTGTTTTCTGCTCTAACACAATGTTTGCACAACAGTATTCAACGAATACTGTTTCAATGAATACTGAATCATACTTATTCCTACCTGTACTAAAGAGCAAAAACTCAAAATCCAgacccagcataatggctcaatggctaaatcctcaccttgcaagcaccagaatcccatatgggtgccggtctgtgtcccagtgccccacttcccatccagttccctgattgtggcctgggaaagcagagaatggcccaaagccttgggaccctacatccatgtaggaacgctcctggctccaggtcagctcagctccagctgctatggccctttggagagtgaaccagtggataagagacctgtctttcctctctgtaaatccaatctacctttccaacaaaaacaaatcctgggcccagcatggtaggctagcggctaaagtgctcaccttgcacacgccgggatcccatatgggcgccggggctgtaatcccggcagctccacttcccatccagctccctgcttgtggcctgggaaagcagttgaggacggcccaaagccttgggaccctgtacttgcatgggagacccagaagaggctcctggctccagactggctcagctcaagccactgtgaccacttggggagtgaatcagtggatggaagatcttctgctctgccTTATCTGTAAATGTTTCTTGCATGTGCCCTGTAATTCTGTCTTCAtctgagttttttaaaaagatttatttaattttattgtgaagtcagatatatatagaggaggatagatgcagacagaaagatcatgcatccactggttcactcccgaagtggccacaatgactggagctgagccggtctaaaccaaggagccaggagcttcctgcaggactcccacacaggtgcagcgttccaaggctttgggctatcctctgctactttcccaggcaacagcagggaactggatgcgaagtggagcagctgagatacgaagcggggcccatgtgggatgccagtgcttacaggtgaaggattagccattgagccatcgtgctgtcCTCATTTAAGGGATTTTTGAGAAAGATCTCATTGAGCATTCAGGGAGATGGAGGAATGCTCAatgagatctgtctctcctctctataaacctgcctttccaattagattaataattttttaatgtcctAAAACTGCTATGATCACATTGGAATTATCTTTGCCCAGCCTTAAGGAAGCTGATTAGGCACTCGCGGGCAATGGCACTCCATTGTAGACAGATGAGAATCGTCAAACACTGCCAACCATGTATCAGAGTGCACCCCAAATGTTTACTTTATGATCCACCACCCAATCATGGTTTAATGAAAGAGTAGTTTAAGTGACACAACAAGCAAACTTCTGTTGCTACGTACTCTGAACAGTAACCATTCTAAGAGGAATGAAAGGTCAAGTCTCTCCAGCTGAAAGGCAAGACCTGTGTCTAATTCTGGTTGCACCAGCAATCAGAAACTCAATAGACAGCTGATTTGACTTTCAATCTCTTTTATTCACTCTTTACCAACTCCTTCACCAACACCTGAATTCCTGTTTCAGGGATGAAGAAAGCCACAGGAAGTAGTTTTTTCTACCTCCCAATGCAGCTCATGTATTAAATCCAGATTATACAACCAATCACTTCCAGGTGTAAGAAAAGATGCGTGCCCAGCTACAGTCAGTTACCTGGACAAGATTCACACAAAAAAACAGGGAGACGATGAGACTCCCTGGGGGACAACTTCAGAGCTGCAGCTCCAATCAGCTACCTCAGCAAGTCCTCCTCCA includes the following:
- the NDEL1 gene encoding nuclear distribution protein nudE-like 1 isoform X1, translated to MDGEDIPDFASLKEETAYWKELSLKYKQSFQEARDELVEFQEGSRELEAELEAQLVQAEQRNRDLQADNQRLKYEVEALKEKLEHQYAQSYKQVSVLEDDLSQTRAIKEQLHKYVRELEQANDDLERAKRATIVSLEDFEQRLNQAIERNAFLESELDEKESLLVSVQRLKDEARDLRQELAVRERQQEVTRKSAPTSPTLDCEKMDSAVQASLSLPATPVGKGSENSFPSPKAIPNGFGTSPLTPSARISALNIVGDLLRKVGALESKLAACRNFAKDQASRKSYISGNVNCGVMNSNGTKFSRSGHTSFFDKGAVNGFDPAPPPPALGSSRPSSAPGMLPLSV
- the NDEL1 gene encoding nuclear distribution protein nudE-like 1 isoform X2 — its product is MDGEDIPDFASLKEETAYWKELSLKYKQSFQEARDELVEFQEGSRELEAELEAQLVQAEQRNRDLQADNQRLKYEVEALKEKLEHQYAQSYKQVSVLEDDLSQTRAIKEQLHKYVRELEQANDDLERAKRATIVSLEDFEQRLNQAIERNAFLESELDEKESLLVSVQRLKDEARDLRQELAVRERQQEVTRKSAPTSPTLDCEKMDSAVQASLSLPATPVGKGSENSFPSPKAIPNGFGTSPLTPSARISALNIVGDLLRKVGALESKLAACRNFAKDQASRKSYISGNVNCGVMNSNGTKFSRSGHTSFFDKGQEKVIFPTLFMGQ